In the Tetrapisispora phaffii CBS 4417 chromosome 7, complete genome genome, one interval contains:
- the POM152 gene encoding Pom152p (similar to Saccharomyces cerevisiae POM152 (YMR129W); ancestral locus Anc_2.406), whose product MGMHSSNFEETPRGNHWIGTSTSSHSRYRDSMLSSRFQGNDDSILNPGSTRRKNFNSNNDIRQNSNDETNINNNNHNNSNDHDNNRNRNYNYISNVQPLISTEVIEVSKQRSLAILIFFLIQLYKVYDLVLLKSNIAVSGGFTSNFGFLLKYLIIDSCYFYFLPSFNIPTLTFKTWTITLQIMSIFMFNIFLTNDHEWIFLSTIIATWKKYNTKELSVTGDSINQRKLYDSSSHFKGALTIKILPENTAMLNPLQNSYCLPFDDSLFQISTVNVPIRINSTADIKFIQLEHRDIFTNEVELKNLTKKDWKTVKSLDDLTLMNKKMTAEKFRQEADKSIKYLNIPVKELGLYQIKKIVDSNDFNLKIYNSHLVVAQCPTARIQGAGLENRCIGDSDKVSIEIDAVAPLQLSYVKIIDGVEYSYFDKNLQPESFKSPLQKSKKDVLSKADMENLFWARNQEVVIDFDTVINQAGKHIYKVSSIIDGLGNVMDLKQFSPDVLEEFEYNYDFNVHSIPRATLDEKVDPKSPTKRTIVINFINEEPKSLNGISSKPYMAKIEVTSPEGTKSYFNITSRFSKYEFEAEVPGTYTLQSVYSNFCPGVVAGKTSLIVSQPIAPKLTVDAKPILDQCLGQIGLDFELTFTGLPPFNFEAKIYKLHEGTKKLFETKKYVSPSTRYQISYNPKVEGNYEIVFDNLSNEVFTDAINLTPIKDYSFETTMRVKPGAVFQNRSEKQLCLNDGVDIPVMFKGEPPFTLNYDLIEIFSNKRKSFNIEDIDSFNYKIKTPEFKMGGEYILSLISVKDLSGCVAPLTDADIRIKVRRDIPTASMNFLDNMKTLNINEGSIATIPIKLSGESPFTIKYAQVDKNSGILESFEEKFHSNYNSVIKVRKQGYYKLLEVRDVSCKGKIIDSDKLFRINFFKKPSYEVLEKLSIKTITKKSFVKDPVCEGASSSVDLALSGSPPFTLLYEIISPSGVSSEKKTQIATKYASIKVPSDQNGEYTIKIKDIFDSNYGESNMNIYNQKSGETIIKQYVNAIPKVNFANAGKTFRTCITNIGQKDMLAPINLRVSEGADTFIITFNVYHESTGRAEKIIIDNVTADDFRFEMLYKDLGLGSHDITIEKIEDVNGCVNILSESESNHVFIKITDAPKIQLLDPSATYCVGDYISYQLSGSSPFLIRYDFNGIQLKTKEQTSQFVRLASEAGSISINSISDSTSQCLVDFMLPSKKKEAERLSLVIHPLPSVTVSQGEYLIEDIHEGDQAEVIFSFEGTPPFSLTFVRTEENLNTNVRGKPQIVETHKVTDIYEFEYRVKTSLQGTYEAIEVSDAYCMAKNDAFFLS is encoded by the coding sequence ATGGGTATGCATTCCAGTAACTTTGAAGAAACGCCGAGAGGCAATCATTGGATTGGTACATCTACCTCTAGCCATTCCAGATATAGAGATTCTATGCTATCCTCACGTTTTCAAGGTAATGACGACTCCATTCTGAATCCGGGAAGCACTAGACgtaaaaatttcaattccAACAATGACATACGCCAGAATTCAAATGATGAGAcgaatataaataataataatcacAATAATAGCAATGACCATGATAATAACAGGAATAGgaattacaattatataaGTAATGTACAGCCATTAATTTCTACAGAAGTAATAGAGGTATCTAAACAAAGGTCTTTGGctatattaatattttttttaattcaattatacAAAGTATACGATTTAGTTTTGTTAAAGTCGAATATAGCGGTTTCAGGAGGTTTTACTTCTAACTTTGGTTTccttttaaaatatttgattatagattcatgttatttttattttttaccAAGTTTCAATATACCCACATTAACATTCAAAACTTGGACAATTACATTACAAATTATGAGCATCTTTAtgttcaatattttcttaaCCAATGATCACGAatggatatttttatcGACAATCATTGCTACGtggaaaaaatataataccAAGGAATTGAGTGTCACTGGTGATTCAATTAACCAACGTAAATTATATGATTCTTCTTCCCATTTCAAAGGTGCTCTgacaattaaaattttaccAGAGAATACAGCTATGTTAAACCCACTACAAAATTCGTACTGTTTACCTTTTGATGATTCtctttttcaaatttcaaCGGTAAATGTCCCAATTAGAATAAATTCTACAGCtgacattaaatttattcaacTTGAGCATCGTGATATTTTCACTAATGAGgttgaattaaaaaatttgacTAAAAAAGATTGGAAAACAGTAAAAAGCTTAGACGATTTAACACtaatgaataaaaaaatgacTGCAGAAAAGTTTAGACAAGAAGCAGACAAGTCAATTAAATACCTAAACATCCCAGTCAAGGAATTGGGTTTGTATCAAATTAAGAAGATAGTTGATTCTAATGATTTTAACCTGAAAATTTACAATTCACATTTAGTTGTAGCGCAATGTCCTACAGCAAGAATTCAAGGTGCAGGTTTAGAGAATAGGTGTATCGGAGACAGTGATAAAGTAAgtattgaaattgatgCTGTTGCTCCATTACAATTAAGCTAtgttaaaataattgatgGTGTCgaatattcatattttgataaaaatttacaacCAGAATCTTTCAAATCACCACTTcaaaaaagtaaaaaagATGTTTTATCTAAAGCAGATATGGAAAATTTGTTCTGGGCCCGCAATCAGGAAGTCGtcattgattttgataCAGTCATCAATCAAGCAGgtaaacatatatataaagtttcTTCAATTATTGATGGTTTAGGAAATGTTATGGATCTGAAACAATTTTCTCCTGATGTTCtagaagaatttgaatataattatgaTTTCAATGTTCATTCTATTCCAAGAGCTACTTTAGATGAAAAGGTGGACCCAAAGTCTCCTACTAAAAGAACTATTGTAATAAACTTCATTAATGAGGAACCAAAATCACTAAATGGAATCTCATCAAAACCATATATGGCAAAAATCGAAGTTACATCTCCTGAAGGAACAAAGTcgtattttaatattacttCAAGATTTTCTAAATATGAATTTGAAGCAGAGGTTCCTGGTACTTATACTCTTCAGTCAGTTTACTCTAATTTCTGTCCTGGTGTTGTAGCTGGTAAAACTAGTTTGATTGTCTCACAACCAATTGCTCCAAAGTTAACTGTTGATGCTAAACCCATATTGGATCAATGTTTGGGACAAATCGGATTAGACTTTGAACTAACTTTCACAGGTCTTCCtccttttaattttgaagctaaaatatataaattgcATGAAGGTACCAAAAAGTTATTTgaaacaaagaaatatgTATCACCAAGCACCAGGTATCAGATTTCATATAATCCGAAGGTTGAGGGTAATTATGAAATTGTTTTTGATAATCTATCAAACGAAGTGTTTACTGATGCAATCAACTTAACCCCAATTAAAGACTACTCTTTTGAAACAACTATGAGAGTAAAACCGGGAGCTGTTTTTCAGAATAGATCTGAAAAACAACTTTGTTTGAATGATGGTGTTGATATCCCTGTTATGTTTAAAGGTGAGCCACCATTTACATTAAATtatgatttaattgaaatcTTTTCAAACAAGAGAAAATCGTTCaatattgaagatattgaCTCCTTTAactataaaattaaaacacCAGAATTCAAAATGGGTGGTGAATATATACTTTCTCTGATTTCAGTGAAGGATTTATCAGGCTGTGTTGCTCCATTAACAGATGCCGACATCAGAATAAAGGTAAGAAGAGATATTCCAACGGCGTCTATGAATTTCTTAGATAACATGAAGACtttgaatattaatgaagGATCAATAGCCACTATACCTATAAAATTATCTGGCGAATCCCCTTTCACAATTAAGTATGCTCAAGTCGACAAAAATAGTGGTATTTTGGAATCgtttgaagaaaaattccATTCTAATTATAATTCTGTCATTAAAGTCAGAAAGCAAGGCTATTATAAATTACTTGAGGTAAGAGACGTTAGCTGCAAAGGTAAAATTATAGATTcagataaattattcagaattaattttttcaagaAGCCATCATATGAAGTCCTAGagaaattatcaattaaaacGATTACAAAGAAATCATTCGTTAAAGATCCTGTTTGTGAAGGAGCTTCAAGTTCCGTTGATTTAGCTCTATCAGGTTCTCCGCCATTTACTTTATTATATGAGATTATATCACCATCTGGTGTATCTTCCGAAAAGAAAACCCAGATAGCAACTAAATATGCATCTATCAAAGTGCCAAGTGATCAAAATGGGGAATATACtatcaaaataaaagatatttttgacAGTAATTATGGTGAATCtaatatgaatatttataatcaGAAATCAGGAGAAACCATTATCAAACAATATGTTAATGCTATTCCTAAAGTTAATTTTGCCAATGCTGGTAAAACCTTCCGAACTTGCATTACAAATATTGGTCAAAAAGATATGCTTGCTCCAATTAATTTAAGAGTATCAGAGGGTGCCGATACCTTTATCATCACATTTAATGTGTATCATGAGAGCACAGGCAGAgctgaaaaaataattatagaTAATGTTACAGCAGATGACTTCCGATTTGAAATGCTTTACAAAGATTTGGGACTGGGTTCCCACGATATTACAATcgaaaaaattgaagacGTTAATGGATGTgtcaatattttatcagAGAGTGAATCCAACCATGtgtttattaaaattacaGATGCTCCAAAGATTCAACTATTAGATCCATCAGCAACTTATTGTGTTGGTGATTATATTTCATACCAATTAAGTGGAAGCTCTCCTTTTTTGATCAGATATGATTTCAATGGTATTCAATTAAAGACGAAGGAACAAACATCTCAGTTTGTTAGACTGGCATCAGAAGCTGGCTCTATATCAATTAACTCGATTTCAGATTCAACATCTCAATGTCTTGTTGATTTTATGTTACCAagtaaaaagaaagaagcTGAACGATTATCCTTAGTTATACATCCGTTACCTTCCGTTACAGTATCTCAAGGTGAGTACTTAATTGAA
- the RSC58 gene encoding Rsc58p (similar to Saccharomyces cerevisiae RSC58 (YLR033W); ancestral locus Anc_2.408), producing the protein MGAAETIIDVQTVLKAASSKCKVLEESFPVKFYEKNPDKVYESYCHFIESKVGGKDDSEESNELELTTIAKKIDNNEYTNAKNGFYRLFHDIKLVCTLLIHFYPQGCRQYQIVDKFYKFSSELLLRECYKLGITLGSDAKKKELNYTEVTDLDKLIVNDFIKISNSYKVPAEETYHISTRDSELFSSIIGKSILDNRPRELPNNDFEINKIMPQTNIREEAPRLGFIAANTSNIPDPTFPPTEMMTRFLHPNWYSLPIATWLDYGDFKSWAPFFTSNNTVSNINDRGKLWLERVGYNKLYLEREKEIAGITAEVVNTDNEEVEEVEKENNIEQTLVTGDSAELIASEKNNNEIEKINKEDIKLSNLLQWIPLNVISNEDVESFKTGEQSKLITETLKKLHKLRSERKIDRYVTKPSSSEQKLYYKAKLLLREVLASKTSTNLPVRACSSFPILQANYNGSIPIVRSQASQKKRKYKK; encoded by the coding sequence atgGGTGCCGCTGAGACTATCATTGATGTTCAAACAGTTTTAAAAGCTGCTTCATCTAAATGTAAAGTATTAGAAGAGAGTTTCCCagttaaattttatgaaaaGAACCCAGATAAGGTATATGAATCCTATTGTCACTTTATTGAATCTAAGGTTGGTGGTAAAGATGATAGTGAAGAGAGTAATGAGTTAGAATTGACTACCATAGCCaagaaaattgataataatgaatatacCAATGCTAAGAATGGTTTTTATAGGTTATTCCATGATATCAAATTAGTTTGTactttattaattcatttttatccTCAAGGTTGCAGACAATATCAAATTgttgataaattttataaattcaGTAGTGAATTACTTTTAAGAGAATGTTATAAATTAGGAATAACGTTAGGTTCAGAtgcaaagaaaaaagagtTGAATTATACAGAAGTCACTGATCTAGATAAACTTATAGTGAAtgatttcatcaaaatttcTAATAGTTATAAAGTTCCTGCAGAAGAAACTTATCATATTAGCACTAGAGATAgtgaattattttcatcaattattGGCAAATCGATATTAGATAATAGACCAAGAGAATTGCCcaataatgattttgaaattaataagaTCATGCCACAAACTAATATAAGAGAAGAAGCTCCACGCCTGGGTTTTATTGCAGCAAACACTAGTAATATTCCTGATCCTACTTTCCCTCCAACAGAAATGATGACAAGATTTTTGCATCCAAATTGGTATTCTCTGCCTATAGCTACATGGTTAGACTATGGCGACTTCAAATCATGGGCGCCTTTTTTCACTTCAAATAACACAGTATCTAACATCAATGACCGTGGGAAACTATGGTTGGAAAGAGTGGGCTACAACAAACTATACCTTGAAAGAGAAAAGGAAATTGCAGGTATAACTGCAGAAGTTGTAAATACTGATAATGAGGAAGTGGAAGAGGtggaaaaagaaaataatatagaaCAAACGTTGGTAACTGGAGATTCAGCAGAACTAATTGCTTCTgagaaaaacaataatgaaatagaaaaaattaacaaagaAGACATCaaattatctaatttaCTTCAGTGGATTCCGTTGAATGTCATATCAAATGAAGATGTTGAATCCTTTAAAACTGGTGAACAATCTAAATTGATCACAGAGACATTAAAAAAGTTACACAAACTAAGATCCGAAAGAAAAATAGATAGATATGTAACAAAACCTTCTAGCAGTGAgcaaaaattatattataaagCGAAATTACTATTAAGAGAAGTCTTGGCATCTAAAACTTCAACAAATCTTCCTGTGAGGGCATGTAGCtcttttccaattttgCAAGCAAATTACAACGGTAGCATACCTATTGTGAGATCCCAAGCATCGcaaaagaagagaaaatataagaaataa
- the ECM16 gene encoding ATP-dependent RNA helicase ECM16 (similar to Saccharomyces cerevisiae ECM16 (YMR128W); ancestral locus Anc_2.409), whose product MGTYRKRFNEKARAGHMARLKELKKVRNKQFTRHLDDGNNKNESDNVNTVERTDDTNAMILKPLSEEEKALKKRKLQELFQPKESKVSRMKKKRLDKFIEHQLKKEEKKTIIEKLQDYRVDTSLFTSSKRLGHGRDTKRDEIKEALSLEKQGRQSERTKEILYTEHEVKNWDEDNEENGDEDGDDDGDDDDFEEKFGDAGNSGSGFVDYRPKTMGGNGGFGLGFSNATVVKKKDKIVPKRKYNWRERVENIEKRNNQLEDEEDFMSSNESGSASDEYASEENSEVEGQEDGTVDIEQEVSEGELSNEGVRTEDSEGSESSGEDNDDDNEDSSDDDDMEEETTGKFEHSLEAKSFKNWAVNEIKKAEGRDVDLATPVLKNYTPIVRPEDLNDGLEVPYVKIDENLKRETFYVHVNRPEEIQEVRANLPVYSEEHRIMEAIHHNDVVIICGETGSGKTTQVPQFLYESGYGNRDSPDAPGMIGITQPRRVAAVSMANRVANEMGDHGYKVAHQIRFDTTVKDNTRMKFMTDGVLLREMMQDFKLTKYSSIIIDEAHERNINTDILIGMLSRAVKLRAAEHAKNSTDFKKLKLIIMSATLRVSDFSENKTLFDHSPPVVNVAARQFPVAVHFNRRTPYDYADEAFRKTCKIHRKLPPGAILIFMTGQQEITQMVTKLRKEFPFPDKTKIKNYNVPVSEVRVNAKTTDLEAEDVDFSVEGNQMEEFDDKINEDVDDYKDESENEEGFEETLEDTQTDKDPLFVLPLYSLLPTKEQMKVFQDPPKGSRLCIVATNVAETSLTIPGVRYVVDCGRSKERKYNEENGVQSFEIGWVSKASAGQRSGRAGRTGPGHCYRLYSSAVFERDFPQFSKPEILRMPVESVVLQMKSMAIHNILNFPFPTPPNRVALSKAVLLLKCLGALDNSEKITNDGKKMSLFPLSPRFSKMLLLSNEQKCLPYIVSIVSALSVGDPFIGENELGIANVNVQKQTGDDEESVEPEVDDLELEKKRALRAKFFKSRAKFSKLDKNSDIFKALSVISAMDYIPKDSKPLFLKNNFLKIKIMEEISKLRKQLLYIIKSNTSQENIAVSVTDEDLKSSIPNEIQIKLLKQMVCAGFIDQVAIRADYLFPEEAEITNRTSIINIPYIPVLAQKENNVEDMFTYIHPSSILANSGELPPKFLVYHSLHLSSTNKTRLQPLCDVKSTPLANIARSGSLLTYGKPLTGQGMKPINISVTERYCYVVPRFGSTIDSDLKVGWDLNPISVHQIKEKGQWQVTKFITNRNYKTMEKTKK is encoded by the coding sequence ATGGGTACCTATAGAAAAAGATTCAATGAGAAAGCCAGAGCCGGTCATATGGCTAGGTTGAAAGAGCTTAAAAAGGTAAGAAATAAGCAGTTTACTAGACATCTGGACGATGGtaacaataaaaatgaatccGACAATGTGAATACTGTTGAAAGAACGGATGATACCAATGCCATGATTTTGAAACCCTTGAGTGAAGAAGAGAAAGCTTTAAAGAAACGTAAGTTGCAAGAATTGTTTCAGCCAAAGGAATCTAAGGTATCCagaatgaagaagaagcgTCTGGATAAGTTCATTGAACATCAACtgaagaaagaagagaagaagACCATTATTGAGAAGCTGCAAGACTATAGAGTTGATACTAGTTTGTTTACGTCATCAAAGAGATTAGGCCATGGTAGGGACACTAAGAGGGATGAGATTAAAGAAGCGTTAAGTTTGGAGAAGCAAGGACGTCAAAGTGAGCGTACTAAAGAGATATTATACACTGAACATGAAGTAAAAAACTGGGATGAggataatgaagaaaatggtGACGAGGATGGTGACGATGATGGTGACGATGATGATTTCGAGGAAAAATTTGGCGATGCTGGTAATTCAGGTTCAGGTTTCGTTGATTATCGTCCAAAGACAATGGGTGGCAATGGAGGCTTTGGTTTGGGATTCAGCAATGCCACTGTTGTCaagaaaaaagataaaattgttCCTAAAAGAAAGTATAATTGGAGAGAAAGAGTTGAGAACATAGAAAAACGTAATAACCAATtggaagatgaagaagattttATGAGTTCGAATGAGAGTGGAAGTGCAAGCGACGAATATGCTTCTGAAGAAAACTCTGAAGTAGAAGGACAAGAAGATGGTACTGTCGATATTGAACAAGAGGTATCTGAAGGTGAATTATCAAATGAAGGTGTACGAACCGAGGATTCGGAAGGTTCAGAATCTAGTGGCGAAGACAATGATGATGACAACGAAGACAGCagtgatgatgatgatatgGAAGAGGAAACTACTGGTAAATTTGAGCATAGTTTGGAGGctaaatcttttaaaaattgggctgttaatgaaataaaaaaggCAGAGGGAAGAGATGTTGACCTCGCAACACcagttttaaaaaattataccCCAATTGTACGTCCAGAAGATCTTAATGATGGTCTAGAAGTACCATACGTAAAGATAGATGAAAATCTGAAAAGGGAAACCTTTTATGTCCATGTAAATAGACCAGAAGAAATCCAGGAAGTACGAGCCAATCTACCTGTTTATTCTGAAGAACATAGGATAATGGAAGCCATTCATCATAATGatgttgttattatttgtgGTGAAACTGGTTCTGGTAAAACAACCCAAGTGCCTCAATTTCTATATGAATCAGGTTATGGTAATCGTGATTCTCCAGATGCTCCAGGAATGATTGGTATTACTCAACCTAGAAGAGTTGCTGCAGTGTCTATGGCAAATCGTGTTGCCAATGAAATGGGAGATCATGGTTATAAAGTTGCACATCAAATAAGATTTGATACTACTGTTAAAGATAATACTCGAATGAAATTCATGACAGATGGTGTTTTGCTAAGGGAAATGATGCAAGATTTcaaattaacaaaatacTCATCTATTATAATTGACGAAGCCCatgaaagaaatattaacaCAGATATATTGATTGGTATGTTAAGTCGTGCCGTGAAGCTTCGTGCTGCAGAGCATGCTAAAAATAGCACCGATTTTAAGAAGTTAAAACTGATTATTATGTCTGCTACTTTAAGAGTTTCTGATTTCagtgaaaataaaacattatttGATCACTCACCTCCAGTTGTGAATGTGGCAGCCAGACAATTTCCTGTCGCTGTGCATTTCAATCGTCGCACACCATATGATTATGCTGATGAAGCATTTAGAAAAACATGCAAAATACATAGAAAGTTACCTCCAGGAGcaatattgatttttatgACAGGTCAACAAGAGATTACTCAAATGGTTACGAAGCTAAGAAAAGAATTTCCATTTCCAgataaaactaaaattaaGAACTACAACGTTCCTGTTTCTGAAGTTAGAGTTAATGCTAAAACAACAGATTTGGAAGCTGAAGATGTCGATTTCAGTGTAGAAGGAAATCAAATGGAAGAGTTTGATGATAAAATCAATGAAGATGTTGATGATTATAAGGATGAAtctgaaaatgaagaaggtTTTGAAGAGACTTTGGAGGATACTCAAACTGATAAAGATCCTTTATTTGTTCTTCCGTTGTATTCGTTGCTGCCAACGAAAGAACAAATGAAAGTGTTCCAAGATCCACCTAAAGGATCAAGATTGTGCATCGTTGCTACTAATGTGGCCGAAACGTCGTTAACAATCCCAGGTGTAAGGTATGTTGTTGATTGTGGTCGTTCGAAAGAAcgtaaatataatgaagaGAATGGTGTTCaaagttttgaaattggTTGGGTCAGTAAAGCTAGTGCTGGCCAACGTAGTGGTAGAGCTGGTCGTACAGGACCAGGTCATTGTTATAGATTGTACTCTTCTGCGGTTTTTGAACGTGACTTTCCACAATTCTCTAAACCGGAGATATTAAGGATGCCTGTCGAAAGTGTTGTTCTTCAAATGAAGAGTATGGCTATTCATaacattttaaattttccaTTTCCAACCCCTCCAAACAGGGTTGCATTATCTAAGGCTGTGTTACTGTTGAAATGCCTTGGTGCATTAGACAATAGTGAGAAGATAACAAATGATGGTAAAAAAATGAGTTTATTCCCTCTTTCTCCAAGGTTCTCTAAAATGCTTCTATTATCTAATGAACAAAAATGTTTACCATATATTGTCTCGATTGTGAGTGCGTTGTCTGTTGGTGATCCCTTTATTGgtgaaaatgaattagGTATCGCGAATGTAAACGTTCAAAAACAGACTGGTGATGATGAGGAGTCAGTTGAACCAGAAGTAGATGATCTTGAACTAGAAAAAAAGAGGGCTTTAAGAGctaaattttttaagaGCAGAGCTAAATTTAGTAAACTGGATAAGAATAGTGACATATTCAAAGCATTGAGTGTTATATCTGCGATGGATTATATTCCAAAGGATAGTAaaccattatttttaaaaaataacttcttaaaaataaaaataatggaaGAAATAAGTAAGTTGAGAAAGCagttattatatattattaaatcaaatacTTCTCAAGAGAACATTGCAGTTTCAGTTACTgatgaagatttaaaatCTAGTATCCCTAAcgaaattcaaattaaattattgaaacaGATGGTTTGTGCTGGTTTTATTGATCAAGTTGCCATTAGGGCAGATTACTTATTCCCAGAAGAGGCTGAGATCACAAATAGAACATCGATCATTAACATTCCTTACATACCAGTACTAGCACAAAAGGAAAATAATGTAGAAGATATGTTCACCTACATTCATCCATCATCGATATTAGCGAACAGTGGTGAATTGCCACCAAAATTTTTAGTATACCATTCTTTACACCTAAGTTCAACAAATAAAACCAGACTACAACCATTATGTGATGTTAAGAGTACACCATTGGCAAACATTGCTAGAAGCGGGTCATTGCTGACTTACGGAAAACCTCTGACAGGTCAAGGTATGAAACCAATCAACATATCAGTAACTGAAAGATACTGTTACGTTGTCCCAAGATTTGGTTCTACGATTGACAGTGACTTAAAGGTAGGCTGGGATCTAAATCCTATCTCCGTGCATCAAATAAAGGAGAAGGGACAATGGCAGGTAACAAAATTTATCACCAACAGAAACTACAAGACCATGGAAAAAACCAAGAAATAG
- the SAS2 gene encoding histone acetyltransferase (similar to Saccharomyces cerevisiae SAS2 (YMR127C); ancestral locus Anc_2.410) produces the protein MNQAEHLYGILHERNINEVQFGCDKRFSTWYGSNVYFDADNKMIKATNSKQANFKKYMYSKKRAKGNDGKQIDIGQDDANVKPESKINDNDNENIEINDKENTSNNNDGNQNDPYWLDVIYICEYCFKYCDNAESLIDHTKVCTFKEKVPGRLKYLGPKYQIRRVKGQKHTLFCQCLCLFTKLFLDDKSMYFRIANYEFYIIYENGSTKPMGFFSKDIVSYNKNNLACILVFPPYQKRKLGTILIELSYKISKFEGLKSSPEVPLSPFGLITYMNFWSNRICWELLEGELADLGSVTIEDISTVTGFKPYDIVQTLQYLDCIDAAGNIQLSRMIEKVSSKHGKVSNSIIQDEHLLLGD, from the coding sequence ATGAATCAAGCTGAACATTTGTATGGTATTTTACATGAACGTAATATCAATGAGGTGCAGTTTGGTTGTGATAAGAGATTCTCTACGTGGTATGGTAGTAATGTTTATTTTGATGctgataataaaatgataaagGCTACAAATAGTAAACAGGCtaacttcaaaaaatatatgtatagtAAGAAGAGGGCAAAGGGGAACGACGGCAAACAAATAGACATTGGACAGGATGACGCCAACGTTAAACCTGAAagtaaaattaatgataatgataatgaaaatattgaaattaatgataaagagAACACGAGTAACAATAATGACGGCAATCAAAATGATCCATATTGGTTAGAtgtgatatatatttgcgaatattgtttcaaatattgCGATAACGCTGAATCGTTGATAGATCACACAAAAGTTTGCACTTTTAAAGAGAAAGTCCCTGGAAGATTGAAATACTTGGGGccaaaatatcaaataagaAGAGTGAAAGGTCAAAAACATACTTTGTTTTGTCAATGTTTATGTTTATTCACGAAACTATTTCTTGATGATAAGTCCATGTACTTTAGAATTGCGAATTATGAATTCTATATCATTTATGAGAACGGATCTACAAAGCCCATGGGtttcttttcaaaagataTAGTTTCATAtaacaaaaacaatttaGCGTGTATCCTAGTGTTTCCACCATAtcagaaaagaaaattagGTACTATATTGATTGAACTATCatacaaaatatcaaaatttgaGGGCCTGAAATCAAGTCCTGAGGTACCATTATCCCCATTCGGTCTAATTACTTACATGAATTTCTGGTCCAATAGAATATGTTGGGAGCTACTAGAAGGGGAATTAGCAGATCTAGGGTCTGTTACCATAGAAGATATATCAACTGTGACCGGATTCAAACCGTATGATATTGTACAAACACTGCAATACCTAGATTGCATCGATGCAGCGGGAAACATACAATTATCCAGGATGATCGAAAAAGTCAGTTCTAAGCATGGTAAAGTTTCCAATTCTATAATACAAGATGAACACTTGCTGCTAGGTGACTAA